Proteins co-encoded in one Aspergillus fumigatus Af293 chromosome 6, whole genome shotgun sequence genomic window:
- a CDS encoding SLM1 family PH domain-containing protein produces the protein MAMTARAHTPVQDAYRPLSPPTESVLLNRGYSLRSGSRPNSFAASNSGYNYAHGAVVDPSPNGHNPRFHEEFDAASQRGSVVLDGTSTSGVQRSASQMSHSRSVTPTRSTTLKKKSSLSKKGSMRRSGSRRSLRAGSVRSLVLGDKEKYGVDGADDQHSAFYVPIPTNGNPTEVMAQRFQAWRKVLKDLIIFFKEVQKSYETRSKLYLSASNVVNNASLPPTFLKSGGLADATDILRDFHRQGYLEANKAAEVESEVVNQLMGLRNDLQKKTKEIKSLQGDFRNSVDKEVENTRKTVRQLHEALGLVDTDPSATSGKGDPFIIRLSVDRQIEKQIEEENYLHRAFLNLENSGRELESIVVSEIQKAYNAYASILKREADEAYDTVEKLRTGPISMPHDHEWNHFIANTDELVDPRVSLRNVENITYPGKDHPAAAEVRSGMLERKSKYLKSYTPGWYVLSPTHLHEFKSADRVAWQTPVMSLYLPEQKLGSHSQPDSTSHKFMLKGRQTGPMHRGHSWVFRAESHETMMAWYEDIESLISKTGEARNAYVRRHVRTVSGASARTSIDLDEDEADRTPYAAEAVVLNQERPTSAPREPGGRFPSDVQIDRHLQAPLSPSSGESSGGHDLFAAAGSLPDGVSFADGNRSISGREGNQTRNAVGEHDGSYGLPSPERNEKYYAGWIGPADIVARQRQQDQANTLGNQRDNLGSDRSSEVHPMLLAGMGSTSSRDPSLNRQRNRRESGSTAPTTTNITDRTHNTVPTSIDGDHETSMIEGNGVGQQLSLKNERALSNMSSAAATPLSEVTSAGAYGSCIAKSEGDARRSKPSVSALELQIPGHYPPANHIPA, from the exons ATGGCAATGACCGCTCGGGCGCATACACCTGTGCAGGATGCATATCGTCCGCTGTCACCACCAACCGAATCCGTTCTCTTAAATCGGGGCTACAGCCTGCGCTCCGGCTCCAGACCCAACTCCTTTGCGGCCAGCAATTCAGGCTACAATTACGCTCACGGTGCCGTTGTTGACCCCTCTCCAAACGGTCACAATCCTCGCTTTCATGAGGAGTTTGATGCGGCTAGTCAGCGTGGTTCTGTCGTGCTCGATGGAACGTCAACTTCTGGTGTACAACGTTCCGCGTCGCAGATGTCACATTCCCGTTCAGTGACTCCAACACGATCCACTactttgaagaagaaatcgTCGCTCAGCAAGAAGGGCAGTATGCGTCGCAGCGGAAGTCGCCGGAGCCTACGCGCAGGCAGTGTGAGAAGTCTGGTGTTGGGTGATAAGGAGAAGTATGGCGTCGATGGTGCGGATGATCAGCACAGTGCTTTCTATGTCCCGATCCCGACGAACGGGAACCCGACTGAGGTCATGGCGCAACGCTTTCAAG CTTGGCGCAAGGTCTTGAAAGACCTCATCATCTTTTTCAAGGAAGTCCAGAAGTCCTACGAAACCCGGTCTAAGCTCTACCTGTCGGCGTCGAATGTAGTAAATAACGCCTCGCTCCCTCCGACATTTCTCAAATCTGGTGGCCTCGCCGACGCAACCGACATTTTGCGCGATTTTCACCGTCAGGGCTACCTAGAAGCGAATAAGGCCGCCGAGGTGGAGAGCGAAGTCGTTAACCAGCTCATGGGCCTTCGCAACGACCTGCAAAAGAAGACCAAAGAAATCAAGAGCCTTCAAGGTGATTTCCGGAACTCCGTCGACAAAGAAGTAGAGAACACGCGCAAGACGGTTCGCCAACTGCACGAAGCGCTAGGTCTGGTCGATACCGACCCGTCTGCTACATCAGGCAAGGGAGACCCGTTCATTATTCGTCTGAGCGTCGACAGACAGATTGAGAAACAGATTGAGGAGGAAAATTACCTCCACCGT GCATTCTTAAACCTGGAAAACTCCGGTCGCGAACTTGAATCGATCGTCGTCAGTGAGATACAAAAGGCGTACAATGCGTATGCCAGTATCCTTAAACGAGAAGCCGATGAGGCCTATGACACCGTCGAGAAGCTGCGGACTGGGCCCATATCTATGCCTCATGACCACGAATGGAACCACTTCATCGCCAATACCGACGAACTCGTCGATCCCCGCGTTTCTCTCCGGAACGTGGAGAACATCACCTATCCTGGCAAGGACCATCCGGCTGCGGCTGAAGTTCGATCCGGCATGCTGGAGCGAAAGAGCAAGTATCTGAAGAGCTATACACCCGGCTG GTATGTCTTGTCACCAACTCATCTACACGAGTTCAAGTCTGCCGATCGGGTAGCATGGCAGACGCCAGTGATGTCACTGTACCTACCCGAGCAGAAATTAGGATCGCACTCGCAGCCGGACTCGACGTCGCACAAGTTCATGCTCAAGGGGCGACAAACCGGTCCCATGCATCGTGGTCACTCGTGGGTTTTCCGCGCGGAATCACACGAGACCATGATGGCGTGGTACGAAGACATCGAAAGCTTGATCTCAAAGACGGGCGAAGCACGTAATGCATACGTTAGACGACACGTCCGCACTGTGAGCGGCGCGAGTGCTCGGACCAGCATTGAtctggatgaagacgaggccGATCGCACACCGTATGCAGCGGAGGCAGTCGTGTTAAACCAGGAGCGGCCGACGTCTGCGCCTCGCGAGCCTGGTGGCCGTTTCCCGAGTGACGTGCAGATTGATCGCCACCTACAAGCCCCTCTGTCTCCATCCAGCGGTGAGAGTTCCGGCGGGCACGACTTGTTTGCCGCTGCAGGGTCCCTACCCGACGGGGTTTCTTTTGCAGACGGGAATCGTTCTATCTCGGGAAGGGAGGGGAACCAAACTCGAAACGCGGTCGGAGAACACGATGGGAGCTACGGGCTTCCAAGCCCAGAGCGAAATGAAAAATATTATGCCGGTTGGATAGGACCAGCTGACATTGTCGCTCGTCAGAGGCAACAGGACCAGGCGAATACTTTGGGCAACCAAAGAGACAATCTTGGTTCCGACAGATCGAGTGAGGTACATCCCATGCTGCTCGCCGGAATGGGCTCTACGAGTTCTCGCGACCCTTCACTGAATCGGCAGAGGAACAGGCGCGAGAGCGGATCAACTGCCCCGACCACGACGAACATCACCGATCGCACGCACAATACCGTCCCAACCTCGATTGACGGGGATCATGAAACTTCCATGATCGAAGGTAATGGTGTCGGCCAGCAGCTGAGCCTGAAGAATGAGCGAGCTCTATCCAACATGAGCAGCGCTGCAGCAACGCCGTTGTCTGAAGTTACTTCGGCAGGAGCCTACGGCTCCTGTATAGCGAAGTCGGAAGGTGATGCAAGGCGATCTAAACCAAGTGTGTCTGCGCTTGAGCTACAGATTCCAGGCCACTACCCACCCGCAAATCATATACCTGCGTGA
- a CDS encoding WD domain protein, with protein sequence MGADNELSEFEKQRLANIAERDALLKKLSLDAQSSGLFPPKSARSSPGGQTKPKKKPPPKKVKKEDEHPVPRRMSSRLRGLAADSEVAKRKADEQYEAAQQAERAKRVRKSDAFSFSEMLVSGQKLSGDSLIGVDVVTKGVAMPYQRTFGDEDIKKTTDKELKALREEMSGLRLWEAWEPNRIKLTPERIYTMTFHPSEAKPLIFAGDKMGNLGVLDASQEKPTSAVKQEDDEDAEDDDPDPVLTTLKPHTRTISSLHIHPSKPTHLYSASYDSSIRELDLEKTTSVEKYAPESTSDDIPISGIDMAPDDPNTLYWTTLDGAFGRYDTRASRRSAVATWQLSEKKIGGFSLFPTHPHFFATASLDRTMRLWDIRKLSHDDPVPVGEHVSRLSVSHAAFNSAGQIATSSYDDTLKIYDFGSKGIAAWEPGYTLSDAEMKPDTIVRHNCQTGRWVTILRPQWQANPQSSIQRFCIGNMNRFVDVYSSSGDQLAQLGGDGITAVPAVAVFHRSTNWIAGGTASGKICLWM encoded by the exons ATGGGCGCCGATAATGAGCTCTCCGAATTCGAAAAGCAGCGTCTCGCGAACATCGCCGAGCGTGATGCGCTCCTCAAGAAGCTGAGCCTGGACGCCCAGTCATCCGGGCTCTTCCCGCCAAAATCAGCGAGAAGCTCACCAGGGGGTCAaacaaagccaaagaagaagcctccgccgaagaaggtcaagaaggaagatgagcaCCCAGTTCCGCGGCGTATGTCCTCGCGGTTGAGAGGGCTCGCGGCGGATAGCGAGGTTGCGAAACGCAAGGCGGATGAGCAGTACGAGGCTGCGCAGCAGGCGGAGCGGGCGAAGAGGGTTCGCAAGTCGGATGCGTTCTCTTTCAGTGAGATGCTTGTGTCCGGGCAGAAGCTCAGCGGTGATAGTCTAATCGGGGTGGATGTGGTGACGAAGGGAGTTGCGATGCCGTATCAGCGGACTTttggtgatgaggatattAAGAAGACCACCGATAAGGAGCTGAAGGCGCTGAGGGAGGAAATGAGCGGATTGCGGCTGTGGGAGGCATGGGAACCTAATC GCATCAAGCTCACCCCCGAACGAATTTACACGATGACATTCCACCCATCAGAGGCTAAGCCTTTGATCTTCGCCGGTGACAAGATGGGCAACCTCGGTGTTCTGGACGCCTCGCAAGAGAAGCCAACCTCAGCCGTCaagcaggaagatgacgaagacgCAGAGGACGATGACCCAGACCCAGTCCTGACCACTCTCAAACCACACACACGAACAATCAGCTCCTTGCACATCCACCCCTCAAAGCCAACCCACCTCTACAGCGCTAGCTATGATAGCTCCATCCGCGAGCTGGACCTGGAAAAGACAACCTCTGTCGAAAAATACGCCCCAGAGTCAACCTCCGACGACATCCCCATATCTGGCATTGACATGGCACCCGACGATCCCAACACCCTCTACTGGACAACTCTAGACGGCGCCTTCGGGCGCTACGACACTCGCGCCTCGCGCAGAAGCGCCGTAGCCACCTGGCAGCTCTCCGAGAAGAAAATCGGCGGCTTCTCACTCTTCCCAACCCACCCGCACTTCTTCGCAACCGCCTCTCTCGATCGTACGATGCGCCTCTGGGATATACGCAAGCTCTCCCACGATGACCCCGTCCCGGTAGGCGAGCACGTCAGCCGGCTCTCTGTGTCCCACGCCGCATTCAACAGCGCCGGCCAGATAGCGACATCCTCCTACGATGACACGCTCAAAATCTACGACTTTGGGTCTAAGGGTATCGCCGCCTGGGAACCAGGGTACACTCTCTCAGACGCCGAAATGAAACCCGACACTATCGTCCGCCACAATTGCCAGACAGGACGATGGGTGACCAT CCTTCGTCCCCAATGGCAAGCAAACCCACAATCCTCTATCCAGCGCTTTTGCATCGGAAACATGAACCGTTTCGTCGATGTGTACAGTAGCTCCGGTGACCAGCTCGCTCAGTTAGGAGGCGACGGTATCACCGCCGTTCCTGCTGTGGCGGTCTTCCACCGCAGCACAAACTGGATTGCAGGCGGTACTGCCAGCGGTAAGATATGTCTGTGGATGTGA